A window of Vigna unguiculata cultivar IT97K-499-35 chromosome 4, ASM411807v1, whole genome shotgun sequence contains these coding sequences:
- the LOC114180666 gene encoding uncharacterized protein LOC114180666: MRPESSQMMLDEITQYMKFMHDGQQSLYEGCDKYSKLSFLLKLYHIKCLFKMIDKAMSMILELLADAFDYAKIPSSFNEAKKIINKLGLHYTKIDDCPNDCMLYYGEDKDKEFCTKCNESRWKKTKKSNSIVGATKKQKKVPTKFLRYFPFKRRLQQMFMSSKIAEHMQWHASRSTHEGILRHPSDSEAWKNFDLMNPQFSSDPQNVKLGLATDGFNPFCDLSTCHSTWPIVLIPYNLPPWMCMKPSSFILSMIIPGKRAPRNDIDVYLRPLIEELKELWNTGVETFDSHKKEVFHIHAAILWTISDFPGLGTLSGWNTHSGLACLRCNFDTTPKKIKGKFCFMNHRRCLNAGHKFRLCRSRFDGSVENRNPPLRISGTNVLQQV, translated from the coding sequence ATGCGACCTGAATCAAGCCAAATGATGCTTGATGAAATTACTCAGTATATGAAGTTTATGCATGATGGACAACAAAGTTTGTATGAAGGATGTGACAAATAttctaaactttctttcttgCTCAAATTGTACCACATCAAATGTCTATTCAAAATGATTGACAAGGCAATGTCAATGATACTTGAGTTGTTAGCAGATGCCTTTGATTATGCTAAAATCCCATCTTCATTCAATGAAGCtaagaaaatcattaataaGCTTGGCCTTCATTACACCAAAATTGATGATTGCCCAAATGATTGCATGTTATACTATGGAGAAGATAAAGATAAGGAATTTTGTACGAAATGCAATGAATCTAGATGGAAGAAAACGAAGAAGAGCAATAGTATTGTTGGTGCTactaagaaacaaaagaaagttCCAACTAAATTTTTAAGGTATTTTCCATTCAAGCGACGCTTACAACAAATGTTTATGTCTTCTAAAATAGCTGAGCATATGCAATGGCATGCATCAAGAAGTACACATGAAGGCATATTAAGGCATCCAAGTGATTCTGAAGCATGGAAGAACTTTGATCTAATGAATCCTCAATTTTCTTCAGACCCTCAAAATGTTAAACTTGGTTTGGCTACTGATGGGTTCAATCCATTTTGTGATTTAAGTACATGTCATAGTACTTGGCCTATTGTACTTATACCTTACAATCTTCCTCCTTGGATGTGTATGAAGCCAAGTTCATTCATTCTTTCCATGATCATTCCTGGTAAAAGAGCACCAAGAAATGATATTGATGTATATTTAAGGCCATTAatagaagaattaaaagagTTATGGAACACTGGGGTTGAAACTTTTGATTCACATAAGAAAGAAGTGTTTCATATACATGCAGCTATATTATGGACTATTAGTGATTTTCCTGGTCTTGGAACCTTATCTGGGTGGAACACACATAGTGGGTTGGCTTGCCTTAGGTGTAATTTTGACACAACTCCTAAGAAGATTAAgggtaaattttgtttcatgaaTCATCGACGTTGTTTAAATGCAGGGCATAAATTTAGATTATGTCGTAGTCGTTTTGATGGAAGTGTGGAAAATAGAAATCCTCCTTTGAGAATATCAGGAACAAATGTCTTACAACAAGTTTAG